A genomic stretch from Caulobacter sp. FWC2 includes:
- a CDS encoding acetyl-CoA C-acyltransferase: MSASDPVVIVAYARTPMGGFQGALGGVKATELGATAVKAAIERAGVAGDKVEQIFMGCVLPAGLGQAPARQAALGAGLPLSVEATTVNKMCGSGMQAAIMAHDALKAGSVDVVVAGGMESMTGAPYLMSKHRGGARIGHDQLWDSMYLDGLEDAYTPGKLMGAFAEDTAAQYQFTREAMDDYATKGLMKAKAAVESGAFKAEITPVTVVTRKGTEVVDTDEQPVKADPAKIPTLRPAFSRDGGVTAANSSSISDGAAALVMTRESVAKALGLPILARVVSHAAHAHEPSLFATAPVPAMRKALKKAGWSVEDVDLFEINEAFAVVPMVAQQELGFDPDKLNVNGGACALGHPIGASGARILCTLISALQARGKTKGLASLCIGGGEATAMAIELV, encoded by the coding sequence ATGTCCGCGTCCGATCCCGTCGTCATCGTCGCCTATGCCCGGACGCCCATGGGCGGCTTCCAGGGCGCCCTGGGCGGGGTGAAAGCCACCGAACTGGGCGCGACGGCGGTCAAGGCCGCGATTGAGCGGGCTGGCGTCGCGGGCGACAAGGTCGAGCAGATCTTCATGGGCTGCGTGCTGCCCGCCGGCCTTGGCCAAGCGCCCGCCCGCCAGGCGGCGCTGGGCGCGGGGCTTCCCCTTTCCGTGGAGGCGACCACCGTCAACAAGATGTGCGGCAGCGGCATGCAGGCCGCGATCATGGCCCACGACGCCCTCAAGGCCGGCTCGGTCGACGTCGTGGTGGCCGGCGGCATGGAGAGCATGACCGGCGCGCCCTACCTGATGTCCAAGCACCGCGGCGGGGCCCGCATCGGCCACGATCAGCTGTGGGACAGCATGTACCTGGACGGGCTGGAGGACGCCTACACCCCCGGCAAGCTGATGGGCGCCTTCGCCGAGGATACCGCCGCCCAGTACCAGTTCACCCGCGAGGCCATGGACGACTACGCGACCAAGGGCCTGATGAAGGCCAAGGCCGCCGTCGAGAGCGGGGCCTTCAAGGCCGAGATCACCCCGGTCACCGTCGTCACCCGCAAGGGGACCGAGGTGGTCGACACCGACGAGCAGCCGGTCAAGGCCGATCCGGCCAAGATCCCGACCCTGCGCCCGGCCTTCAGCCGCGACGGCGGCGTCACGGCGGCCAACAGCTCGTCGATCAGCGACGGCGCCGCCGCCCTGGTCATGACTCGCGAGAGCGTCGCCAAGGCGCTCGGCCTGCCGATCCTGGCCCGCGTGGTCAGCCACGCCGCCCACGCCCACGAGCCGTCCCTGTTCGCCACCGCCCCGGTCCCGGCCATGCGCAAGGCGCTGAAGAAGGCCGGCTGGAGCGTCGAGGATGTCGACCTGTTCGAGATCAACGAGGCCTTCGCCGTCGTGCCGATGGTCGCCCAGCAGGAGCTCGGCTTCGATCCGGACAAGCTGAACGTCAACGGCGGCGCCTGCGCCCTTGGCCACCCGATCGGCGCCTCGGGCGCGCGGATCCTGTGCACCCTGATCTCGGCGCTGCAGGCGCGCGGCAAGACCAAGGGCCTGGCGTCCTTGTGCATCGGCGGCGGCGAAGCCACGGCGATGGCGATCGAGCTGGTCTGA
- a CDS encoding GNAT family N-acetyltransferase, translating into MTDTFRHNPELSRYELEVDGLLAVADYQRSGHRLVIPHVEADPALRGTGAAGRLMTKVAETARAEGMRITPLCSYAAAWLKRNDPDLIA; encoded by the coding sequence ATGACCGACACCTTCCGCCATAACCCCGAACTCAGCCGCTACGAGCTGGAGGTCGACGGCCTGCTGGCCGTGGCCGACTATCAGCGCTCCGGCCACCGGCTGGTGATCCCGCACGTCGAGGCCGATCCGGCCCTGCGTGGAACCGGAGCCGCCGGACGGCTGATGACCAAGGTCGCCGAAACGGCGCGCGCCGAGGGCATGCGGATCACCCCGCTGTGCTCCTACGCGGCCGCCTGGCTGAAGCGGAACGATCCGGACCTGATCGCCTAG
- a CDS encoding M20/M25/M40 family metallo-hydrolase: protein MRLSLVLAASLMAAGVAHAETPAPTTDQPLLRTIAADVDPKALESTIRALVGFGTRHTLSDTKSDKRGIGAARRWTKARFEAISKDCGGCLTIETPSQTFTGKRAPNGVVVEDVLAIQKGTSDPNRVIIIAGHIDSRVTDVMDFTSDAPGANDDGSGTAAVIEAARVLSKHRFPATLVFAVLSGEEQGLYGGKVLADYARAQGWKVEADLNNDIVGNSRGQSGLMDNTHVRVFSEGTKAVETPEQANGRRYNGGEVDSPSRNLARFLDGLADRYLTNFDVMMVYRTDRYGRGGDQVPVLEAGYPAVRVTEAVENYDRQHQNLRTENGKPYGDVIEGVDFNYLAQVTRLNTIAMASLASAPTPPTDVKIAGAVSPDTKVSWAATPSAAGHRVWWRGTTDPTWRFSRWVPDAATTTTLKDLVIDDFFFGVSSVSADGWESPVVFPGPAGSFESPPPAPKP, encoded by the coding sequence ATGCGCCTGTCTCTCGTCCTCGCCGCTAGCCTGATGGCCGCGGGCGTCGCCCATGCGGAAACGCCGGCGCCGACCACAGACCAGCCCCTGCTGCGGACCATCGCCGCCGACGTCGATCCCAAGGCGCTGGAGAGCACGATCCGCGCGCTGGTCGGTTTCGGCACCCGCCACACCCTGTCGGACACCAAGTCGGACAAGCGCGGCATCGGGGCGGCTCGCCGCTGGACCAAGGCCCGCTTCGAGGCGATCTCCAAGGACTGCGGCGGCTGCCTGACGATCGAGACGCCCTCGCAGACCTTCACCGGCAAGCGCGCGCCCAACGGCGTCGTGGTGGAGGACGTCCTGGCCATCCAGAAGGGGACCAGCGATCCGAACCGGGTGATCATCATCGCCGGCCACATCGACAGCCGCGTCACGGACGTCATGGATTTCACCAGCGACGCGCCGGGGGCCAATGACGACGGCTCGGGCACAGCGGCGGTGATCGAGGCGGCGCGGGTGCTCAGCAAGCACAGGTTCCCGGCGACCCTGGTTTTCGCGGTCCTGTCGGGCGAGGAGCAGGGGCTCTACGGCGGTAAGGTGCTGGCCGACTACGCGCGCGCTCAGGGCTGGAAGGTCGAGGCCGACCTCAACAACGACATCGTCGGCAACAGCCGTGGCCAGAGCGGGCTGATGGATAACACCCACGTCCGGGTCTTCTCCGAAGGCACCAAGGCCGTCGAGACGCCGGAGCAGGCCAATGGCCGCCGCTACAACGGGGGCGAGGTCGACAGCCCGTCGCGTAACCTCGCCCGGTTCCTGGACGGCCTGGCCGACCGCTATCTCACGAACTTCGACGTGATGATGGTCTATCGCACCGACCGCTACGGCCGGGGCGGGGACCAGGTGCCCGTGCTGGAGGCCGGCTATCCGGCCGTGCGCGTCACCGAGGCGGTCGAGAACTACGACCGTCAGCACCAGAACCTGCGCACCGAGAACGGCAAGCCCTATGGCGACGTGATCGAGGGCGTCGACTTCAACTATCTGGCTCAGGTCACGCGGCTGAACACGATCGCCATGGCCAGCCTGGCCTCGGCCCCGACGCCGCCGACGGACGTCAAGATCGCAGGCGCGGTCAGCCCGGACACCAAGGTCTCGTGGGCTGCGACGCCGAGCGCGGCCGGGCACCGGGTGTGGTGGCGCGGCACGACCGATCCGACCTGGCGCTTCAGCCGCTGGGTTCCGGACGCGGCGACGACCACAACGTTGAAGGACCTGGTGATCGACGACTTCTTCTTCGGGGTCTCGTCGGTCAGCGCCGACGGCTGGGAAAGCCCGGTCGTGTTCCCAGGCCCGGCGGGCAGCTTCGAGAGTCCGCCGCCTGCACCCAAGCCCTAG
- a CDS encoding helix-turn-helix domain-containing protein, translated as MSKSERPATQCPVGRTLERVGDHWTLLILRDAAQGLTRFDQFEKSLGVAPNILTKRLAGLVENKLLEKRAYSERPPRYEYRLTDLGRDFGSVLTAMLAFGNRHFAVEGVAGQLVDRETGLAAEPIMVDRISGKPITEANFAYTPGPAAGPEVLDRVAFMAERRAKG; from the coding sequence ATGAGCAAATCTGAGCGCCCCGCCACCCAATGTCCGGTCGGCCGCACGCTGGAGCGGGTGGGCGACCATTGGACCCTTCTAATCCTGCGCGACGCGGCCCAGGGGCTGACCCGCTTCGACCAGTTCGAGAAGAGCCTGGGTGTCGCGCCGAACATTCTGACGAAACGGCTGGCCGGGCTTGTCGAAAACAAACTTCTTGAGAAGCGCGCCTACAGTGAGCGGCCGCCGCGCTACGAATATCGGCTGACGGACCTGGGCCGCGACTTCGGGTCGGTGCTGACGGCCATGCTGGCCTTCGGCAATCGCCACTTCGCCGTCGAGGGCGTGGCCGGCCAGTTGGTCGACCGCGAGACGGGCCTGGCCGCCGAGCCGATCATGGTCGACCGGATCAGCGGCAAGCCGATCACGGAGGCCAACTTCGCCTACACGCCGGGTCCCGCCGCCGGACCCGAGGTGCTGGACCGCGTGGCCTTCATGGCGGAGCGGCGGGCCAAGGGCTGA
- a CDS encoding SDR family oxidoreductase, with product MSDNTSKGSALITGASTGIGATYADRLAKRGYDLILVARDEARLNAVAERLRSQTGVKVEVIKADLTEKADLLKLEQRLASDTSITALINNAGVAGANDFVATDPDAFEKMIQLNVTAVTRLAAAAARNFVPRNTGTIVNLASVVGLIPELGMPVYGATKAFVTYLTQGLRVQFANSAVRLQAVLPGATRTEIWERSGSDIDAMDPDTIMDVDDMVDAALAGFDQGELVTIPSLPDAADWNGALAAKAKLYPNLSRREPAARLKTA from the coding sequence ATGAGCGACAACACCAGCAAAGGCTCGGCCCTGATCACCGGCGCCTCGACCGGCATCGGCGCGACCTATGCCGACCGCCTGGCCAAGCGTGGCTACGACCTGATCCTGGTCGCCCGCGACGAGGCTCGCCTGAACGCGGTGGCCGAGCGCCTGCGCAGCCAGACCGGCGTCAAGGTCGAGGTCATCAAGGCCGACCTGACCGAAAAGGCCGACCTGCTGAAGCTCGAGCAGCGCTTGGCCAGCGACACGTCGATCACGGCCCTGATCAACAACGCGGGCGTCGCGGGCGCCAACGACTTCGTGGCGACCGACCCCGACGCGTTCGAGAAGATGATCCAGCTGAACGTCACGGCCGTGACCCGCCTGGCGGCGGCGGCGGCCCGCAACTTCGTGCCGCGCAATACGGGCACGATCGTCAACCTGGCCTCGGTGGTGGGGCTGATCCCGGAACTGGGCATGCCGGTCTACGGCGCGACCAAGGCCTTCGTGACCTATCTGACGCAGGGCCTGCGCGTCCAGTTCGCCAACTCGGCCGTGCGCCTACAGGCGGTGCTGCCGGGCGCCACGCGCACCGAGATCTGGGAGCGCTCGGGCTCGGACATCGACGCGATGGATCCGGACACGATCATGGACGTCGACGACATGGTCGACGCCGCGCTGGCGGGCTTCGACCAGGGCGAGCTGGTGACGATCCCCTCGCTGCCCGACGCCGCCGACTGGAACGGCGCGCTGGCCGCCAAGGCCAAGCTCTATCCGAACCTGTCGCGTCGCGAGCCGGCGGCTCGCCTCAAGACGGCTTAA
- a CDS encoding OmpA family protein: protein MIASTKTMMVAAALVMGGLSVSGCATKKFVNQQVGQVETRVSAHDTQIGELDKTSKDALDRAIAAGKLAEGKFQYALVLSDDSVKFPVNAANLSPEAEQRLSEFTEKLKADNKNVYLEIQGHTDNSGSKEYNDELGEKRAETVRKFLSQHGVALNRMATISYGQDAPVAPNETREGRAQNRRVVVMVLS, encoded by the coding sequence ATGATAGCAAGCACCAAGACAATGATGGTCGCCGCCGCCCTGGTGATGGGCGGCCTGTCGGTCAGCGGCTGCGCGACCAAGAAGTTCGTCAACCAGCAGGTCGGCCAGGTCGAGACGCGGGTCAGCGCTCACGACACCCAGATCGGCGAACTGGACAAGACCTCCAAGGACGCCCTGGACCGCGCCATCGCCGCCGGCAAGCTGGCCGAGGGCAAGTTCCAGTACGCCCTGGTGCTCAGCGACGACTCCGTCAAGTTCCCGGTCAACGCCGCGAACCTCTCGCCAGAAGCGGAGCAGCGCCTGTCGGAATTCACCGAGAAGCTGAAGGCCGACAACAAGAACGTCTACCTGGAAATCCAGGGCCACACCGACAATTCTGGATCCAAGGAATACAACGACGAGCTCGGCGAGAAGCGCGCGGAAACCGTGCGCAAGTTCCTCAGCCAGCACGGCGTCGCCCTGAACCGCATGGCGACGATCTCGTACGGCCAGGACGCCCCGGTCGCCCCCAACGAAACGCGTGAGGGCCGGGCCCAGAACCGCCGCGTCGTGGTGATGGTGCTCAGCTAG
- a CDS encoding LysR family transcriptional regulator produces the protein MSRAQLPLNALRAFEASARHLSFTRAAIELCVTQAAVSHQVKGLEARLGAALFRRLPRGLALTDEGLALLPSVRDSFDKLGDVLARFEGGRVLEVLSVGVVGTFAVGWLLPRLPAFREAHPFVDLRIFTNNNRTDLAGEGLDCAVRFGDGAWHGTEAAPLFEAPMSPLCSPALAERLSDPTDLFGETLLRSYRAADWPDWFAAAGLSPPPIRGPVFDSSWVMVEAALQGAGVALAPPMMFERHLQEGRLIRPFETQVGAGRYWLTWLKSKAPTPALRAFEAWICGLSEN, from the coding sequence ATGAGCCGCGCCCAACTGCCGTTGAACGCCCTGCGCGCCTTCGAGGCCTCGGCCCGCCACCTGTCGTTCACCCGCGCCGCGATCGAGCTGTGCGTGACTCAGGCCGCCGTCAGCCATCAGGTTAAGGGCCTGGAGGCCCGGCTGGGCGCGGCGCTGTTCCGCCGCCTGCCGCGCGGCCTGGCCCTGACCGACGAGGGCCTGGCCCTGCTGCCCAGCGTGCGGGACTCATTTGACAAGCTGGGCGACGTGCTGGCGCGGTTCGAGGGCGGCCGGGTGCTGGAGGTGCTCAGCGTCGGGGTCGTGGGCACGTTCGCGGTCGGCTGGCTGCTGCCGCGCCTGCCGGCCTTCCGCGAGGCGCATCCGTTCGTGGATCTGCGGATCTTCACCAACAACAACCGCACCGACTTGGCGGGCGAAGGGCTGGACTGCGCGGTGCGCTTCGGCGACGGGGCCTGGCACGGCACCGAGGCCGCGCCGCTGTTCGAAGCGCCGATGAGCCCGCTGTGTTCACCCGCCCTGGCGGAGCGGCTTTCGGACCCCACCGATCTGTTCGGCGAGACCCTGCTGCGCAGCTACCGCGCCGCCGACTGGCCGGACTGGTTCGCCGCCGCGGGCCTGTCGCCGCCGCCGATCCGAGGGCCGGTGTTCGACAGCTCCTGGGTCATGGTCGAGGCGGCCTTGCAAGGCGCCGGCGTGGCCCTGGCGCCGCCGATGATGTTCGAGCGTCACCTGCAGGAAGGACGGCTGATCCGGCCGTTCGAGACTCAGGTGGGCGCGGGCCGCTATTGGCTGACCTGGCTGAAATCCAAGGCGCCGACTCCGGCCTTGCGAGCCTTCGAGGCGTGGATTTGTGGTCTTTCTGAAAACTAA
- the bla gene encoding class A beta-lactamase, with translation MVNRRDFLTALAAAPVVMPAFSPGRSNAAVFASPPPSALNSRINELEQRSGGRLGVAVLDTHDGRRFAWRGDERFRMCSTFKMPLAAAILRRVDQGRERLDRRVTYGREVLMGNSPVVEKHLDRGMTIGELCAATITYSDNAAANLLLDALGAPTDLTRFLRALGDQTTRCDRREPELNTGAPDDPRDTTTPTAIAETWKTLLTTDTLSAASRKQLTAWVVANRTGGKRLRAGLPRSWTVGDKTGNNGQDQTNDIAVIWPPKRKPLFVAAFHDQGSADDDVRSAVLADVARAVVSAGFGV, from the coding sequence ATGGTTAATCGCCGCGATTTTCTAACGGCCCTGGCGGCCGCGCCCGTTGTCATGCCCGCGTTTTCCCCAGGCCGCTCGAACGCTGCGGTCTTCGCCAGCCCGCCGCCTTCCGCCCTTAACTCACGTATTAACGAATTGGAGCAACGCAGCGGCGGCCGCCTGGGCGTGGCGGTGCTGGACACCCACGATGGCCGCCGGTTCGCCTGGCGCGGCGACGAACGCTTCCGCATGTGCAGCACCTTCAAGATGCCGCTGGCCGCCGCGATCCTGCGCCGCGTCGACCAGGGCCGCGAGCGCCTCGACCGCCGGGTGACCTATGGCCGCGAGGTCCTGATGGGCAATTCGCCGGTGGTCGAGAAGCACCTCGACCGGGGCATGACCATCGGCGAACTCTGCGCGGCGACCATCACCTACAGCGATAACGCCGCCGCCAACCTGCTGCTGGACGCGCTGGGCGCGCCCACGGATCTCACCCGCTTCCTGCGGGCGCTGGGCGACCAGACCACCCGCTGCGACCGCCGCGAGCCCGAGCTCAACACCGGCGCGCCCGACGATCCGCGCGACACCACCACCCCGACGGCCATCGCCGAGACCTGGAAGACCCTGCTGACCACCGACACCCTTTCGGCGGCCTCCCGCAAACAACTGACCGCCTGGGTCGTGGCCAATCGCACCGGCGGCAAGCGCCTGCGGGCCGGCCTGCCGCGCAGCTGGACCGTCGGCGACAAGACCGGCAACAACGGCCAGGATCAGACCAACGACATCGCGGTGATCTGGCCGCCGAAGCGCAAGCCGCTGTTCGTCGCGGCGTTTCATGACCAGGGCTCGGCGGATGACGACGTCCGTAGCGCGGTGCTGGCGGATGTGGCGCGGGCCGTCGTGAGCGCGGGGTTCGGCGTCTAG
- a CDS encoding SDR family NAD(P)-dependent oxidoreductase, producing the protein MSNPFGAKSTTDDVLSGVDLKGKRVLVTGVSAGLGVETARALAAHGADVVGAARDLAKAESATAVVREAAAQSGGSLQLIELDLASLASVRAAAAALVAEGRAFDLIIANAGVMATPQGKTADGFETQFGTNHLGHFTFINRIASLLKAGSRVVSLASAGHRFSDVNLEDPNFETTEYTPFGAYGRSKTANILFAVEFDRRHTARGVRAVAVHPGGIHTELSRHLDPAFIQGMVDQLNAEAQAKGLAAFELKTIPQGAATSVWAGVVAPIDAVGGLYCEDCHLAQPVEDASELRNGVRGYALDPARAQALWALSEKLVGETF; encoded by the coding sequence ATGAGCAACCCATTCGGCGCCAAATCCACGACCGACGACGTCCTCTCCGGCGTCGACCTCAAGGGCAAGCGCGTGCTGGTCACCGGCGTCTCGGCCGGCCTGGGCGTCGAGACCGCCCGCGCCCTGGCGGCCCACGGCGCCGATGTGGTCGGCGCGGCCCGCGACCTGGCCAAGGCCGAGAGCGCGACTGCCGTCGTCCGCGAAGCGGCAGCCCAGAGCGGCGGCTCGCTGCAATTGATCGAACTGGACCTGGCCAGCCTGGCTAGCGTCCGCGCCGCCGCCGCCGCCCTGGTGGCCGAGGGTCGCGCCTTCGATCTGATCATCGCCAATGCCGGCGTCATGGCCACGCCGCAGGGCAAGACCGCCGACGGCTTCGAGACCCAGTTCGGGACCAACCATCTGGGCCACTTCACGTTCATCAACCGCATCGCCAGCCTGCTTAAGGCCGGGTCGCGGGTGGTGTCGCTGGCCTCGGCGGGGCACCGCTTCTCGGACGTCAATCTCGAGGATCCGAACTTCGAGACGACCGAGTACACGCCATTCGGAGCCTATGGCCGCTCCAAGACCGCCAACATCCTGTTCGCCGTCGAGTTCGACCGTCGCCACACGGCGCGCGGCGTGCGCGCCGTGGCCGTGCATCCGGGCGGCATCCACACCGAGCTGTCCCGCCACCTGGACCCGGCCTTTATCCAGGGCATGGTCGATCAGCTGAACGCCGAGGCCCAGGCCAAGGGCCTCGCCGCCTTCGAATTGAAGACCATCCCTCAAGGCGCGGCGACCAGCGTCTGGGCCGGCGTCGTGGCCCCGATCGACGCGGTCGGCGGCCTGTACTGCGAGGATTGCCACCTGGCCCAGCCGGTCGAGGACGCCTCGGAGCTTCGCAATGGCGTTCGCGGCTACGCCCTCGACCCCGCCAGGGCCCAGGCCTTGTGGGCGCTGAGCGAGAAACTGGTCGGCGAGACGTTCTAG
- a CDS encoding TetR/AcrR family transcriptional regulator translates to MSEDSEIPVAKAARKPRADSLRNRDLLLAAAKAAFGETGAEAPLEDIARRAGVGIGTLYRHFPTREALVAAVYSRELDQLANAADDLLARRPGGEALEAWLDLLIDYMATKRVVAPALRADPGEGSRLYASASATILPALKRLTETAHAAGDIRADIGFEDILRMMSGLSLGYEQPGWDIGARRLLSVMMAGLRAR, encoded by the coding sequence ATGTCCGAAGATTCTGAAATCCCGGTGGCCAAGGCCGCCCGCAAGCCCCGCGCCGACAGCCTGCGCAACCGCGACCTGCTGCTCGCGGCGGCCAAGGCGGCCTTTGGTGAGACGGGGGCCGAGGCGCCTCTGGAGGATATCGCACGGCGAGCCGGCGTGGGCATCGGCACGCTCTACCGCCACTTCCCCACCCGCGAGGCGCTGGTGGCGGCGGTCTATTCCCGGGAGCTGGACCAACTGGCGAACGCGGCCGACGACCTGCTGGCGCGGCGGCCGGGAGGCGAGGCGCTGGAGGCATGGCTGGATCTGCTGATCGACTACATGGCCACCAAGCGCGTGGTGGCCCCGGCCCTGCGCGCCGATCCGGGCGAGGGCTCGCGGCTCTATGCCAGCGCCAGCGCGACCATCCTGCCGGCCCTGAAGCGCCTGACCGAAACCGCCCACGCCGCCGGCGACATCCGCGCGGACATCGGCTTCGAGGACATTCTGCGCATGATGAGCGGCCTCAGCCTCGGCTATGAGCAACCCGGCTGGGACATTGGCGCGCGACGCCTGCTCAGCGTGATGATGGCGGGACTGCGGGCGAGGTAA